The Gracilimonas sp. genome includes a region encoding these proteins:
- a CDS encoding DUF2892 domain-containing protein: MKKNMGSADKIIRFVLAIIFVALYFTGTVTGTWGIVLLVLAGVFVLTSLVSFCPLYAPFGLKTCKTSVE, encoded by the coding sequence ATGAAAAAGAATATGGGTTCTGCTGATAAAATTATACGCTTTGTTTTAGCGATTATATTTGTTGCTCTTTACTTCACCGGAACGGTTACCGGCACATGGGGCATCGTATTATTGGTACTAGCCGGAGTATTTGTGCTTACAAGCCTGGTAAGCTTCTGCCCTTTGTATGCACCATTTGGGCTAAAAACATGTAAGACATCGGTGGAGTAA
- a CDS encoding Bax inhibitor-1/YccA family protein → MNTQHLTAEQVKSIQSSFINKVYGWMALALAITGFVALRVVDSGFVETMAQNQILFFGIIIAELGLVVWLSGRINSMNASMAIGLFLLYSALNGLTFSILFLVYTSASIASTFFITAGTFGVTSAYGYFTKKDLSSIGNIAFMGLIGIIIATVVNIFVHSEMLYWGITYIGVLVFVGLTAYDTQKMKKMSLEVDVESEEGSKGAIMGALALYLDFINMFIFLLRIFGDRR, encoded by the coding sequence ATGAATACACAGCATCTAACAGCAGAACAGGTAAAATCAATACAATCCAGTTTCATTAATAAAGTTTATGGCTGGATGGCCCTTGCCCTTGCCATAACCGGATTTGTGGCCTTGAGGGTAGTCGATTCCGGCTTTGTGGAAACCATGGCACAAAACCAGATTTTGTTTTTCGGCATTATTATAGCTGAACTGGGTCTGGTAGTTTGGTTGTCAGGAAGAATCAATAGTATGAATGCAAGCATGGCTATCGGGCTTTTCTTGTTATACTCCGCGCTAAACGGGCTCACATTCTCTATTTTATTTCTGGTTTATACCTCGGCTTCTATTGCTTCAACGTTTTTTATAACAGCTGGTACATTCGGGGTGACGAGCGCCTACGGGTATTTCACCAAAAAGGACCTCTCCAGCATTGGTAATATTGCCTTTATGGGGCTGATTGGGATTATCATTGCCACCGTTGTGAATATATTCGTTCATAGTGAGATGCTCTACTGGGGCATAACCTACATCGGTGTGCTGGTTTTTGTGGGATTGACTGCCTACGACACACAGAAGATGAAAAAGATGAGCCTGGAAGTGGATGTAGAATCCGAGGAGGGAAGTAAAGGCGCTATTATGGGAGCCCTTGCCTTGTACCTCGACTTCATTAACATGTTTATTTTCTTGTTGCGAATTTTCGGAGACCGGCGGTAA
- a CDS encoding creatininase family protein, whose product MRPYILAETNWKNLKDANFELAILPWGATEAHNYHLPYATDVIEADHIAAESARLAWEQDAKVIVLPTIPFGVNTGQSDIYLDMNLNPSTQVTILKDVITVLNRQGIHKLLILNSHGGNNFKPIVRELGLEFPDMFLCVADWFKSLDKKQFFDEDGDHADELETSLLLHLRPELVLSLDEAGPGSERKSKIKALTEDWAWAERPWSQVTDDTGIGNPKKASAEKGEKYFKAVTQKMAGFMIELARADKDDLYE is encoded by the coding sequence ATCAGACCATACATTTTAGCTGAGACCAACTGGAAGAACCTGAAAGATGCCAACTTCGAGCTCGCCATCCTTCCCTGGGGCGCAACCGAGGCACATAATTACCATCTACCCTACGCTACCGATGTCATTGAAGCAGATCATATCGCTGCAGAATCGGCCCGGCTGGCATGGGAGCAAGATGCCAAAGTCATCGTTCTGCCAACTATCCCTTTCGGGGTGAACACCGGACAATCCGATATTTACCTTGATATGAACCTAAACCCAAGTACCCAGGTTACCATTCTTAAAGATGTGATCACGGTATTAAACCGTCAGGGAATTCATAAACTATTGATCCTCAACAGCCATGGAGGAAATAACTTCAAACCGATAGTAAGGGAACTTGGGCTGGAATTTCCCGACATGTTTCTTTGCGTGGCCGATTGGTTTAAATCGCTCGACAAAAAGCAGTTTTTTGATGAAGATGGAGATCATGCCGATGAACTTGAAACCAGTTTACTCTTACATCTCAGACCCGAATTGGTTTTATCACTCGATGAAGCAGGTCCGGGCAGTGAACGAAAGAGCAAAATAAAAGCACTGACAGAAGACTGGGCATGGGCTGAACGGCCATGGTCTCAGGTAACCGACGATACCGGAATAGGTAATCCAAAAAAAGCTTCTGCCGAAAAGGGCGAAAAGTATTTCAAAGCGGTTACCCAAAAAATGGCCGGGTTCATGATTGAGCTCGCCCGGGCAGATAAAGACGATTTATATGAATAA
- a CDS encoding TIGR03643 family protein: MADFSNLTQSDKSRIIEMAWEDRTPFDAIEFQFGLTEDETIELMRSEMKRSSFKMWRERVSGRDTKHRKKRKEDVKRFVSPNQY; the protein is encoded by the coding sequence ATGGCAGACTTCAGTAACCTAACTCAATCCGACAAAAGCAGAATTATAGAAATGGCATGGGAAGACCGAACTCCCTTTGATGCTATCGAATTTCAGTTTGGCCTTACCGAAGATGAAACTATTGAGCTGATGCGCTCCGAAATGAAACGCTCCAGCTTTAAAATGTGGAGAGAACGAGTCTCCGGTAGAGATACCAAACACCGCAAAAAACGCAAAGAGGATGTTAAGCGGTTCGTGAGCCCCAATCAGTATTAG
- a CDS encoding amidohydrolase family protein has protein sequence MKTFLFSAFLLAFIILNACTTQNQSDQLLLSGLHVIDIETGDIAENHSILIEGNAIKDIFEDGSKNTEGARSVSMQGNFAIPGLWDMHIHLRGGQDLIGSNKEMLPLYMANGVTTVRYAGGDLTSSIFEWRSEIKADTLTGPYIYTSGPKIDGPDPTWEGSIEVQSSEDITQALDSLQSMGVDYIKIYESTLSGEAYLEIIRHAEERGLTVTGHMPMSIFIDDTITAGLDGIEHLYYVLKGTSDREGEITSKVYNGQLGFWDAVAELKDSYNEDTARVFYQTLADENVYVVPTLHIDDVLSFLQEEDHSGDEYLQYIPDDIRQTYQRRVRSAQRRDAEAIQFEKELNDLFKKVTRDMQQAGVKLLAGSDAGAYNSYVYPGISLHRELEAFVKSGMTPLQALQASSYNGAHFFGDYGRVGSIDAGKKADLVILNANPLSDIRNTTNIHAVVSNGELLTSESLNELPQTQD, from the coding sequence ATGAAGACCTTCCTATTTTCTGCTTTTTTACTCGCATTCATTATCCTGAATGCCTGCACTACTCAAAACCAATCCGATCAGCTTCTTCTATCCGGCCTCCATGTTATTGATATAGAAACCGGTGATATCGCTGAAAATCATTCCATACTTATTGAAGGAAACGCCATTAAGGATATTTTTGAAGATGGAAGTAAAAATACTGAGGGCGCGAGATCGGTCTCCATGCAAGGTAATTTTGCCATTCCGGGCTTGTGGGATATGCACATTCATTTACGCGGTGGGCAGGATCTTATCGGTTCAAACAAAGAAATGCTGCCTCTTTATATGGCCAACGGAGTTACAACTGTTCGGTATGCCGGTGGTGACTTAACCTCCTCTATTTTTGAATGGCGATCTGAAATTAAGGCTGACACGCTGACCGGACCCTATATCTATACATCGGGGCCAAAAATTGACGGGCCCGATCCAACCTGGGAAGGCTCCATTGAAGTGCAGAGTAGTGAGGATATCACCCAAGCTCTCGACTCTCTTCAATCCATGGGTGTCGATTACATAAAGATCTATGAGAGCACGTTAAGTGGCGAGGCTTACCTGGAAATTATTCGTCACGCTGAGGAACGCGGGCTTACCGTTACGGGCCATATGCCTATGAGCATTTTTATTGATGATACCATTACGGCCGGCTTGGATGGAATTGAACATCTCTATTATGTTTTAAAGGGCACTTCTGACCGGGAAGGAGAAATCACCAGTAAGGTGTATAATGGTCAGCTTGGGTTTTGGGATGCCGTAGCTGAATTGAAAGACAGTTATAACGAAGATACCGCCCGTGTTTTTTATCAGACATTAGCCGATGAAAATGTATATGTGGTACCTACTCTTCATATTGATGATGTTCTGAGCTTTCTTCAAGAAGAAGATCACTCGGGGGATGAGTACTTGCAATATATTCCTGATGACATCCGCCAAACATATCAGCGCCGGGTTCGCTCGGCACAGCGAAGAGATGCTGAAGCCATACAGTTTGAGAAAGAGCTGAATGACCTTTTCAAAAAAGTAACCCGCGATATGCAACAAGCAGGTGTGAAGTTATTGGCAGGCTCGGATGCGGGAGCTTATAATTCGTATGTATATCCGGGAATATCGCTCCACCGTGAATTGGAAGCTTTTGTGAAATCAGGAATGACTCCGTTGCAGGCCCTTCAGGCCTCTTCATATAATGGTGCTCATTTCTTTGGTGATTACGGACGGGTTGGAAGTATCGATGCCGGTAAAAAAGCAGATTTGGTTATTCTGAATGCCAATCCATTATCCGATATACGCAACACTACGAATATTCACGCTGTTGTTTCCAATGGAGAGCTTTTGACGTCCGAATCTTTGAACGAGTTGCCCCAAACTCAAGACTAA
- a CDS encoding transcriptional repressor: MPRRKTQSSTEILSTLKAADSAMSHQMIEEALSIEVDRATIYRVLNRFYEDGLVHRVIGENGKQYFALCENCEKNDHSHDHFHFRCKNCGKVECLTREIQIKLPEGYMAENFNGMVSGYCSGCA; encoded by the coding sequence ATGCCGAGAAGAAAAACACAATCAAGTACGGAAATCTTATCAACACTGAAGGCAGCCGATTCGGCCATGAGTCATCAGATGATCGAAGAAGCCCTGAGCATCGAAGTGGACAGGGCTACGATATACCGGGTATTAAACCGGTTTTATGAGGACGGATTGGTACATCGTGTAATCGGGGAAAACGGGAAACAGTATTTCGCTTTATGTGAAAACTGTGAAAAGAACGATCACAGCCACGATCATTTCCATTTTCGGTGCAAGAACTGTGGGAAGGTAGAATGCCTGACCCGGGAAATTCAGATTAAGCTGCCCGAGGGTTACATGGCCGAAAATTTCAATGGAATGGTTTCCGGATATTGCTCCGGTTGTGCCTAA
- a CDS encoding MerC domain-containing protein produces MEWFPDIAPVVPNVTQEKYFMQKKIINLSKGFWDRLGIGLSGLCAIHCLLVPVFVSLIPLWPTLDNFHEYTHLVFFLAIAPAVILSVKNRKNLKSISGYLFVGLAIIFVAWFFNHQLGDYGEAGVTLVGSLLLIRGHWLNYKTKSIS; encoded by the coding sequence ATGGAATGGTTTCCGGATATTGCTCCGGTTGTGCCTAATGTGACTCAGGAAAAGTATTTCATGCAGAAGAAAATCATAAATTTATCAAAAGGGTTCTGGGATCGGTTGGGCATAGGTTTGTCCGGTTTATGTGCCATCCATTGTTTGCTGGTGCCGGTTTTTGTTTCGCTGATTCCACTGTGGCCTACCCTGGATAACTTTCACGAATACACGCACCTGGTGTTTTTTCTGGCAATAGCCCCGGCGGTCATTTTGTCTGTCAAAAACCGTAAGAACCTTAAATCTATCTCCGGTTATTTATTCGTGGGGCTTGCCATCATATTTGTAGCCTGGTTTTTTAATCACCAGCTTGGAGATTACGGTGAAGCAGGGGTTACATTGGTGGGCAGCTTGCTGTTGATACGAGGACATTGGCTGAATTATAAAACCAAAAGTATCAGCTGA
- a CDS encoding FAD-dependent oxidoreductase, whose translation MSKERNVCIIGCGVSGLSVAKLLQQHNWKVTILSESDPRIARNDPTFSSLFPAASVIPRSVNSAEIDSIFKESLSHFDALYERQFPGLKVHEHFELFAFVKDCPGYAQYMEGFSPLEEFRDSFHPTHSRIAIQAGWKFNCYFCDWSLYYPALLNSVLKAGAELQIQSLEKEDLKGLPFDIVINCSGLGSVELFNDPNGLLYRGHLLQILDAPILKSPNGDIVSYNFSQGTEIYHTESGNAQDVYFYPRSDGWILGGSRQEGRLDKHGKWTGEQTISPNKKIDGIVIPEQMYTLHKDILQESFGMEIDRFTKRKVKIGYRYLRKNEDGLRLEAEQMHNRLFIHNYGHGGAGVTLSWGCAEKVLQLLQKNVS comes from the coding sequence ATGAGTAAAGAAAGAAACGTCTGTATTATTGGTTGCGGAGTAAGCGGATTAAGCGTTGCTAAACTTCTTCAACAACACAATTGGAAGGTCACAATACTATCGGAATCTGATCCAAGAATAGCCCGGAACGACCCTACCTTCAGCAGCCTGTTTCCGGCTGCTTCGGTGATTCCCCGCAGTGTCAATTCCGCTGAAATTGATTCCATATTCAAAGAAAGCCTCTCCCATTTTGATGCACTATATGAACGGCAATTCCCCGGGTTGAAAGTTCACGAACACTTCGAGCTTTTTGCTTTCGTGAAAGACTGCCCCGGCTACGCCCAATACATGGAAGGCTTCTCTCCTCTTGAAGAATTTCGGGATTCTTTTCACCCCACACATTCCAGAATTGCCATTCAGGCGGGTTGGAAATTCAACTGCTATTTCTGCGATTGGTCACTGTACTACCCGGCCCTTTTGAATTCGGTACTTAAGGCCGGAGCCGAGCTTCAAATTCAATCACTGGAAAAAGAAGATTTAAAGGGTCTTCCTTTCGATATCGTTATAAACTGTTCCGGACTTGGGTCTGTAGAACTCTTTAATGACCCCAATGGACTTCTATATCGCGGGCATCTTCTTCAAATTTTAGACGCTCCCATTTTGAAGAGTCCCAATGGAGATATCGTTTCTTATAATTTTTCACAGGGAACAGAAATCTACCATACGGAATCAGGGAATGCGCAGGATGTTTATTTCTATCCCAGAAGCGATGGTTGGATTTTGGGGGGGAGTCGACAGGAAGGACGGTTGGACAAACATGGAAAATGGACCGGAGAACAAACCATCTCCCCAAATAAGAAAATTGACGGCATTGTAATTCCCGAACAGATGTACACTCTTCATAAAGATATTCTGCAGGAAAGCTTTGGGATGGAAATCGACCGATTCACCAAAAGAAAGGTGAAGATTGGCTACCGGTATCTTCGTAAAAATGAAGATGGATTACGACTTGAAGCCGAACAAATGCACAACAGGCTTTTCATCCATAACTACGGGCACGGAGGCGCCGGGGTAACCCTAAGCTGGGGGTGTGCAGAAAAAGTTCTGCAATTGCTTCAGAAGAATGTCAGCTGA
- a CDS encoding response regulator, with the protein MSNDYTKSIKDETLTESANKKILIVEDDMIISLVVENMIKKLGHTLVGKAASGDEAIELAKEHQPDIVLMDIRLKGEMDGIEAVTQIKEHITTEVIYLTGNSDKVNYERAKATECVDLISKPFTIGELTRSLELVP; encoded by the coding sequence ATGAGCAATGACTATACAAAAAGCATAAAGGACGAAACATTGACTGAATCGGCAAATAAGAAAATACTTATTGTAGAAGACGACATGATTATCTCATTGGTCGTTGAGAACATGATCAAGAAACTTGGCCATACGTTGGTGGGCAAGGCTGCCTCCGGAGATGAAGCCATTGAGTTAGCCAAAGAGCATCAACCGGATATTGTGTTGATGGACATTCGCCTTAAAGGAGAAATGGATGGCATTGAGGCTGTCACTCAAATCAAAGAGCACATCACCACGGAAGTGATCTACCTGACCGGAAACTCCGATAAGGTAAATTACGAGCGCGCCAAAGCAACCGAATGTGTGGATCTTATCTCCAAGCCCTTTACGATTGGTGAATTGACCCGGTCTTTAGAGCTGGTTCCCTGA
- a CDS encoding outer membrane beta-barrel protein — protein MKKLLSLFSLIIISTLLTQATAQQYLIENSSGIGPKIGFYKAPDAEDGTMFIGLQSRTKGKYVGAEFSLEYRGEQSYTTTGGSELTVRQVPVTGSLLVFAPLAENLAPYGLAGLGAYYTFYDYDGGFVNPGDDAEVKIGYHLGFGADVALSESAALNVDYRYLFLDGSDDLSNKEFSGNVISAGLTFYF, from the coding sequence ATGAAAAAATTACTATCACTTTTTTCTTTAATAATAATTTCAACACTGCTAACACAGGCTACGGCTCAGCAGTACCTGATCGAAAACTCTTCCGGTATTGGACCAAAGATTGGTTTTTATAAAGCCCCTGATGCTGAAGACGGAACTATGTTTATCGGCCTTCAGTCCCGAACAAAAGGGAAATATGTAGGTGCTGAATTTTCTCTGGAGTACAGAGGAGAGCAAAGCTATACAACCACAGGCGGAAGCGAGCTAACCGTTCGCCAGGTACCGGTAACCGGTTCTTTATTAGTATTTGCCCCATTGGCAGAGAACTTGGCTCCTTATGGATTAGCCGGACTGGGTGCTTACTACACCTTCTATGATTATGACGGTGGCTTTGTAAACCCGGGTGATGATGCTGAAGTGAAAATAGGATATCATTTGGGCTTTGGTGCTGATGTAGCACTTTCCGAATCGGCAGCTTTGAATGTTGATTACCGTTATCTGTTCTTAGATGGAAGCGATGATTTGTCTAATAAAGAATTCAGCGGTAATGTGATTTCAGCAGGACTCACGTTTTATTTCTAA
- a CDS encoding DUF502 domain-containing protein has product MKTILNYFFRGMLVILPVSATAYLVYATLVWINDIFNNLFYSWFDLEIPGLGIVTGFIAITLIGFALTQTFVKPILHLFEKLLTKTPFVNIVYNSLKDLTEAFVGDKKKFTKPVSVEFSEPVGMKRFGFITEESLKHFGLEDEVAVYCPHSYNFSGNLYIVPKDKVTPIKTDPTNFMRFIVSGGVTKIHS; this is encoded by the coding sequence ATGAAAACAATCCTGAATTACTTCTTCCGCGGAATGCTGGTCATATTACCCGTCAGTGCAACTGCCTATTTGGTTTACGCAACCCTGGTCTGGATTAATGACATTTTCAATAACCTGTTCTACAGCTGGTTTGATCTGGAGATACCCGGCTTAGGAATTGTTACCGGCTTCATAGCCATCACCCTTATTGGATTTGCGCTCACGCAGACGTTTGTGAAGCCCATCCTTCACCTGTTCGAAAAACTGCTCACAAAAACACCCTTCGTCAACATTGTATATAATTCACTGAAGGATCTCACGGAAGCTTTTGTAGGAGATAAAAAGAAGTTTACCAAGCCGGTGAGTGTGGAATTCAGTGAACCGGTTGGCATGAAGCGATTTGGGTTCATCACCGAAGAATCCCTGAAGCACTTCGGCCTGGAAGATGAAGTGGCTGTCTATTGTCCTCACTCCTATAATTTCTCAGGTAATCTATATATCGTCCCTAAGGATAAAGTTACCCCAATTAAAACCGACCCAACCAACTTTATGCGGTTTATCGTATCGGGTGGGGTGACTAAAATTCATTCTTAA
- the alaS gene encoding alanine--tRNA ligase, translating to MSHKTSAQIRQEFFDFFAEKDHAIVDSAPVVPKNDPTLLFTNAGMNQFKAIFLGEEEVLKHEGKTWNRAADTQKCIRVSGKHNDLEEVGHDTYHHTLFEMLGNWSFGDYFKKEAIAWAWELLVDEWGLEPDRLYATVFGGDEEDGLPVDDEAIELWKSETSIDHDHILKCGKKDNFWEMGETGPCGPCSEVHIDLRSDEERKNKPGRDLVNMDDPRVMEIWNLVFIQFNRKPDASLEKLPARHVDTGMGFERICAVLQGKTSNYDTDVFTPIINEIADMAGLKYGNDVEKDIAMRVIADHIRAVTFSIADGASPGNDGRGYVIRRILRRAIRYGWDVLDFKEPFFYKLVDVLAEQFKDVFPEIPAQKEYIVNVIRSEEKSFLKTLGQGIELFNEMVEGKDKLSGEDAFKLHDTYGFPIDLTELMAREQGVEVDVEGFNKHMKEQKERARAAGKFSVDQSDSKSWNVVEETDEFEFVGYDDAEAEVNIIAYRKEGDRFAIQLNRTPFYAESGGQVADTGLITNGDEYIKVLDVQKSNGQFIHYVDKLPEDLSGSWKASIDLDRRIEIQKHHSATHLVHAALRGILGDHVAQKGSLVDENHLRFDFSHFEAMTDEQLDEVEQLVNEKIQENIPLQEERNVPIEEAKDRGAMMLFGEKYGETVRVITFDENYSVELCGGTHVGATGEIGYFRFTQETSVAAGIRRIEAVCGTRADKLLRDEKRLLKQVKGAIGQTQDLAADVMKLIEEKKSLEKELEQVQLQNTGAKLDELIQNAGSLDSDIKLVKGEIAGADMDVLKQLGYDGLQKTKKNTAIVLGSKDEEEGKVYLMVALSEDLIKEKGLKAGAIVGQLGRLVGGGGGGQPNLATAGGRQPEKLSEALEKVNEIITESIS from the coding sequence ATGTCGCACAAGACTTCTGCCCAGATTCGTCAGGAATTTTTTGATTTCTTTGCTGAAAAAGATCACGCTATTGTTGATAGTGCTCCTGTTGTACCTAAAAACGACCCAACCCTGTTGTTCACTAATGCGGGGATGAACCAGTTTAAAGCCATTTTTCTTGGGGAAGAGGAAGTCCTTAAGCATGAAGGGAAAACCTGGAATCGCGCAGCCGACACCCAGAAATGCATTCGTGTGAGCGGAAAGCACAATGACCTGGAAGAAGTAGGTCACGATACCTATCACCACACGCTTTTTGAGATGCTGGGGAACTGGTCGTTTGGCGATTATTTCAAGAAAGAAGCTATTGCCTGGGCCTGGGAGCTGTTGGTGGATGAGTGGGGACTGGAACCCGATCGTTTATACGCTACCGTATTTGGCGGTGATGAAGAAGACGGACTCCCTGTGGATGATGAAGCCATCGAGCTTTGGAAAAGTGAGACAAGCATAGATCACGATCACATCCTGAAGTGTGGAAAGAAAGATAATTTCTGGGAGATGGGGGAAACAGGTCCCTGTGGCCCGTGCTCGGAAGTTCATATCGATCTTCGTTCAGATGAGGAACGAAAGAACAAGCCCGGCCGTGATTTGGTGAATATGGACGACCCAAGAGTGATGGAGATCTGGAATTTGGTATTCATTCAGTTTAACCGGAAGCCGGATGCCTCTCTTGAAAAACTCCCCGCCCGGCATGTGGATACCGGAATGGGCTTTGAGCGAATTTGTGCCGTTTTGCAGGGCAAGACATCCAACTACGACACTGATGTATTCACCCCGATAATTAATGAAATTGCAGACATGGCCGGACTGAAATACGGCAACGATGTAGAGAAAGACATTGCCATGCGTGTGATAGCTGATCATATCCGGGCGGTTACTTTCTCGATAGCTGATGGTGCTTCTCCGGGTAATGATGGCCGGGGGTATGTCATCCGCCGGATTCTGCGCCGTGCAATCCGTTACGGCTGGGATGTATTGGATTTCAAAGAACCGTTTTTCTACAAATTAGTAGATGTATTGGCGGAGCAATTCAAGGATGTGTTCCCGGAAATTCCGGCTCAAAAAGAATACATCGTTAATGTGATTCGATCGGAAGAAAAGAGCTTTCTGAAAACATTGGGACAAGGCATCGAGCTGTTCAACGAAATGGTGGAAGGGAAGGACAAGCTTTCCGGTGAGGATGCTTTCAAGCTGCACGACACTTATGGTTTCCCAATCGACCTTACAGAACTGATGGCCCGCGAACAAGGCGTTGAAGTGGATGTGGAAGGTTTCAACAAGCATATGAAAGAGCAGAAAGAACGTGCTCGTGCTGCCGGAAAGTTTTCGGTGGATCAATCCGACTCGAAATCATGGAACGTGGTTGAAGAAACCGATGAATTTGAGTTTGTGGGATATGACGATGCGGAAGCGGAAGTGAATATTATTGCCTATCGCAAGGAGGGAGACCGGTTTGCGATTCAGTTGAACAGAACTCCTTTTTATGCTGAAAGCGGTGGTCAGGTTGCTGATACAGGGCTCATCACCAATGGCGATGAGTACATCAAGGTGCTGGATGTGCAGAAGTCGAACGGACAATTTATACACTATGTAGATAAACTTCCTGAAGACCTGAGCGGAAGCTGGAAAGCAAGCATAGATTTGGACCGCCGGATTGAAATTCAAAAACATCACTCAGCAACCCATTTGGTTCATGCTGCGCTGCGCGGAATTCTGGGTGATCATGTGGCTCAGAAGGGATCGTTGGTGGATGAGAATCACCTTCGTTTCGACTTCTCCCATTTTGAGGCGATGACGGATGAACAGCTGGATGAAGTGGAACAGCTGGTGAATGAGAAAATTCAGGAAAACATCCCGCTCCAGGAAGAACGAAATGTGCCGATTGAAGAGGCTAAAGATCGCGGTGCGATGATGTTGTTCGGGGAGAAGTATGGAGAAACCGTTCGGGTGATCACCTTTGATGAAAATTATTCCGTTGAACTTTGCGGTGGAACTCATGTTGGGGCTACCGGAGAAATCGGCTATTTCCGATTTACACAGGAAACTTCTGTAGCTGCCGGCATCCGTCGAATTGAGGCTGTTTGCGGAACGCGGGCAGATAAGCTACTCCGCGATGAAAAACGACTGCTTAAGCAGGTGAAAGGAGCGATCGGTCAAACACAGGATCTGGCAGCTGATGTAATGAAGCTGATCGAAGAAAAGAAATCACTGGAGAAAGAGCTCGAACAAGTGCAGCTCCAGAATACCGGTGCCAAGCTGGACGAGCTGATTCAAAATGCCGGTTCCCTGGATTCAGATATTAAACTCGTGAAAGGTGAAATTGCCGGCGCCGATATGGACGTCCTAAAGCAGCTTGGGTACGATGGTCTTCAGAAAACAAAGAAAAACACCGCAATTGTATTGGGATCCAAAGATGAAGAAGAAGGGAAGGTGTACCTGATGGTGGCACTTTCAGAAGACCTCATTAAGGAAAAAGGTTTGAAAGCAGGCGCAATTGTGGGTCAGCTTGGAAGGCTTGTAGGCGGAGGGGGTGGTGGACAGCCTAACCTGGCAACAGCCGGAGGCCGCCAGCCTGAAAAATTGAGCGAAGCTTTGGAAAAAGTGAATGAAATAATCACTGAATCCATTTCCTGA